The genome window GTTCCTCGATCCCCGTACGTCTGCTCTCGCATCACCGTAGGGGTCTTTGCGCCTCTGAATGTTGCACACTAACCTGGTGTAACCACAGAAAATGACTCTCAAGGACGCAGTTACAGATCAGCCATCATCTTGATGTTGCAAAAGCAGCAGAGAAGACTGGTCGTCAACCTCGACCAACTACGTGCCCATAATGCCGAGCTTGCCTCCGGAATTCTTCAAGACCCATTCGACTATAGTCTTGCCTTCAATCATGCCCTGAAACAAATCGTCAAAACACTGCCCCAGTCCGGCGATGCGGAAAAGTTGAACGAGATCTCCTACTACTGCGCATGGGCTGGTAGCTTTGGCATGAATGCCTGCAACCCTCGCACGCTATCCTCTCAGCACCTAAACAGCATGGTGTCCCTCGAAGGCATCGTGACGAGATGCTCGCTGATCCGACCCAAGGTTGTCAAGAGTGTGCATTACAATGAGAATAAGGATGTTTTTCACTTCAGGGAGTACCAAGACCAGACCATGACCAACGGAGTCACCACATCGAGCGCCTACCCGCAGGAGGACGACGAAGGCAACCCGCTTACTACCGAGTACGGCTTCAGCACGTATAGAGATCACCAGACCGTTTCTATTCAGGAGATGCCCGAGCGTGCCCCGGCCGGTCAGCTGCCCCGTGGCGTGGATGTGATTCTCGACGACGACCTCGTCGATAAGGTCAAGCCTGGCGACCGCGTGCAACTCGTCGGTATCTACAGAACCCTCGGAAACAGAAACACAAATCATAACAGCGCCTTGTTCAAGACTGTCATCATCGCCAACCACATTCTTCTCCTGTCATCGAAATCGGGCGGTGGTGTCGCCACTGCCACCATAACCGACACGGATATTCGAAACATCAACAAAGTAGCAAAGAAGAAGAATCTTCTCGACCTTCTTTCCCAGTCACTCGCGCCCAGTATTTATGGCCACGCATACATCAAGAAGGCAATTCTTCTGATGCTGCTCGGTGGCATGGAGAAGAACTTGGAGAATGGCACCCATTTGAGAGGTGACATCAATATCCTTATGGTGGGAGATCCCTCTACAGCCAAGTCCCAGCTCCTTCGATTCGTGCTCAACACGGCGCCACTAGCAATTGCTACCACCGGTCGAGGTTCATCGGGTGTCGGTCTGACAGCCGCAGTGACTTCGGACAAGGAGACGGGTGAACGGAGACTAGAAGCCGGAGCTATGGTCATGGCTGATCGTGGCGTGGTATGCATTGACGAGTTCGACAAAATGTCCGACATTGACCGTGTTGCAATTCACGAAGTCATGGAACAGCAAACCGTCACGATTGCCAAGGCTGGAATCCACACTTCGCTCAACGCCAGGTGCAGCGTTGTTGCAGCTGCTAACCCCATTTTTGGCCAATACGACACCCATAAGGACCCTCACAAGAACATCGCCCTACCAGACTCCCTCCTGTCTCGTTTCGATCTGTTATTCGTCGTTACCGATGATATCGAGGATACCCGGGACCGGCAGGTGTCGGAGCACGTTCTGCGCATGCACCGTTACCGTCAACCCGGGACAGAAGAGGGTGCGCCGGTGCGTGAGAACGCCGGCCAAGCCCTCGGCGTTGCCATCAATAATCAAGCCGATACCCAACGCCCGACCGATGTGTACGAGAAGTTCGATGCGATGCTACACGCTGGTGTCACTCTTACCACTGGACGCGGCGCGAACAAAAAGCCTGAGGTGCTCAGCATTCCTTTCATGAAGAAATACATCCAATATGCCAAGACCAGAATTCGGCCTGTCTTGACTCAGGCCGCATCGGATCGCATTTCTGACATTTATGTTGGCCTCAGAAACGATGAAATGGAGGGTAACCAGCGCAGAACCAGTCCTCTGACCGTCCGTACTTTGGAAACTCTGATTCGTTTGGCAACCGCCCACGCCAAGTCCCGACTATCTAATCGAGTAGACGAGCGCGATGCCCTTGCGGCCGAAGCAATTCTCCGTTTTGCTCTGTTCAAGGAGGTGGTCGAGGACGAGTCGAGAAAGAAACGTAGGAAAACCCAGACTACCGAGTTTGCGTCATCAAGCGAGGAAAGCTCATCCGATGATGATGGCGATGATGGAAACTTCAAGAAGACGACAACACGGACACCCGTCCCGAGATCCTCGCGATCGACACGAGGCGTGGCCCGGCCTCGGCGAGCCGCTGCTGGTGCCAGCAGCGCCAACGAAGATGCCCCTGAAAGCGACGCGGATACCCCTGCTGAGCCTGATGTAGTGGAAGACGCAGGAGAGGATATCTACGAGGCGACGCCACGGAGATCCCGTCGCCGCGGTGATGGCACGGCCCCTTCAAGTGCGGCACCCCAAACGCAAACATCGTTTGCTTCATCCATGCCCGCTTCTCAGCTGCCTTCTCAATCGCAAGACACTGGCGAGGATGACGACGAGCTGGCATCGGGAGCAGCTGGCCTCGCCATTGTTGACGAGCCCATCAGTCCCCAGCGGCTGACTGTCTTCAGAAGCGCCCTTGGCCAGCTACTCAACTCGGCCCTGTTCGACGACGACTCTGCCAATGTCAATGCTGTTCTTGAAGCCGTGAACACTAAGTTGCAGTCACGTAGCGGTAGTGCCTTCAGCAAGGAGGAGGCCGTCAAAGCTCTTAAGAAAATGGATGAAGCCAACCAGATTATGTAAGTTCCCCCACCTGATTTCTCGTCTTCTGTTCTTACATGACTAACCGAGAAATAGGTACACCGATGGAGAGCTTGTCTACAAGATTTAAGGTCCGGTGGCATGATGTGGGATTGTTTGTGATATGACATCTGGCGTTGGTGTTATGACGGGAAGGCGTCGTCCCTAAGAGACCTTGCCATGTAACGAATGGAAAATCCATCTGTCGTAGTTCTTGCGCAGTGGTCTGTAAGGTGTCAGATCTAACGAGTCGCACTTGACGTAAATCTTTTGTCATTATCCGTCTACCTGGTTCTATGTTTATCACCACAGATGTAGCATTTTCCGTGAACTTTACTGCGTTGTTTGGAGACGGGCTCGGAACTCCGCAACCCGGTCCTCTACCCTCTCGCCGTTCCATGTCTCCTCGCCGTCCTCATTTCTGGCTAAGATTGGTACGCCAACTTGCTCAATAGCGAAGCTGGCAGCTACACTGCCCCATACTGCAGCTTCCTCGACGCACTTACCCCTTGCAAGAGCAACGGCGAGCCCGCCCAGAAAGGTATTGCCGCCACCTGTTGGATCTACCACTCTCGCGCTGTCTTGATGAACGGCCGGGATCCACTGTTCGGTACCAGAATCTACCTCGATCTCCTCGCGAATAACAGCACCTTCGTCATCTTGAAGTAGACCGGCGAAGAGTGCTTCCATGTCGGTGTCCGGCTGAAGGCCGCCCCTCGTATAATCCTTCTTGCGACGCTTTGAGCCTGCCCCGTCGCCAGTAGCGGGATGGCGTTTGCGGCCGCCGTTGCGAGCAACGTAGCAGCCCTTTTCCCCGGCGCGGACAACGAGCGTGAAAGACGATAAAGGCATGCTTGCGAGAAGTTGCTCGCAGGATCTCTCTACCGCCGCTTTCGAAATCTCTCCTGTTTTTGGGTCCAAGCCGTCGTCACCCATGAAACCCGCCAGCTCCGAGTGATTTGGACTGAGGATGTCAATTAGGGGAAGGCAATTTGTACAGTTGAGAAGTTCATCCGGTGTGCACAGGTCAGGTACGGGTTCCCAGATGAATATTGGTTTTATGTACGAATCGGGCGGGCACACGCGTTTGCGGGCTGAGGTGATTTCGGTTACCAAGTCTCTGCACCTGGCCGGAGAGCAGATTAAGTGAAAGGTCTTGGAAAGTAACAGATGAGGCGTCAGGTCCTCTGCAGTGAGACGCTTCTTAGGGGTGGTGTACTTGAAGGCGCGCTTCTCTGCGTTCTCGTATCCGTTCCATCCGCGAGTGGTTAGCCGCTCTGGGTCCTCGCGGAACACGACTGATGTCTCCCAGCTGTTGATGAGTTCAGTCAAGGATTGCGGAAAGTCGGAACCCTTGTCGACGATCCAACCGACCGATGAGGCATCCGGGGCCGGCGAGAAGAGACGGGCTCCGAGGGCACCGTATGAGCCGGCACCGCCGAGAATATCATAGACGGACGGCGTAGGTGGCAAGAAGTGTATCTCGTCTAGTAATTGTCAGCTGGGAATCATGCAGTGAGGGTGCACAGCGGGCTGATGTTGAACTCGTAGAGACGGGACATCAGTGGAGAGGGGTTTCTAACTCACCTATGATGAACATCCCTAATGTCACAAAGTCAATGGCAGGTAATGCCTTGAATTCTTCGTCAGTGAGTCGCTGCTCCTTCGGCGACTGTGACTCTTCTTCGGCCATGGTCAAAGGTTCCCAGTGAAAAGGATTATTGCAATGACGGATCAATGTCAGATACGCAATGAGTGGCGTAAAGATTCAGACTGTACGGAGTATCAAATGAGATATATTCCGTTAGCGGAAATGCTGTGCTCCGTGACAGTGGCCACTATTGTGAGAAGGTAACAATTAGACAACTGAGTAGTATCTTTGCAACCAGCCGAAATGCCGTAGTAGGACAGGTGAATCTGAGTGTGATTTTGGGAAGTGAAGGGCTTTTTGAAACTAGGTTACACCCACTTTGCTGTGTGCTATGGGTTATTGGTCGCATCAGTATCGGCGAGAATGCACAATGCAAGCACGGACGAAGCGAGGTGGCTCTGACGGGCCGATATGTTTTTCGGGGAGGTGAGGTGCGGTGAGAGGGCACCTCCCTCATGAGACTTTGCGGGCGATAAAGGTTGGGTTGAGAGACAGGCCCGAATTTATGGCTGCCAAGGAAATTGGAGATGCAAAACGAATTGTGGAATTGTAGCTCGAGTGAGCCTCAAGATCAACAACAAACAGTTGAGTAGCAGCGCCATCCATCTTCTCTTCTAATTTACCCACCCTCTCTAAGCAGATGCTATTTTCGACCCGTACACTAGAGACCGCCGTCTTCTACCTTATGGGCGGTTGGTACCTGAAATGATCTCATGTGAAATCCTGCAGATAAGGCAGCAGACATAACCACACGTTAGACCGGCACGTGGCAAGGTGCCTGTGGTAGAAAGGGAGAAAGCTTCCAGAAGCTTATCTTGCCTTACTCAACTCACTTGAGCCAAGAGGGGCAGCCCATTATGGGCCCTGATTCCGGTCTCGGCACACATGGTGTGACTGACAGCCAAATAGCGTCGCAAGTTGTGACCAGGCACATACAGAAGTTACAAGGTGACAAGAGGAGCTCTTTATGAAATTGGCTAGTCGGTCCAAGTCTATTGCAAGACCTTTCCGAGGTTGAGGCGAGGCAAGGTGAGCCATACATGTGTAGCTGCCCACACATGCTGCCTTGGCGTGACGATGTACTGAGCAAGCTGTTAGTGATTTTAAGTGACACTTTCTGTTGCCGAACGACTTTGCTCGACTATCGCCGTCAACAGCCGCTTCTTGGTTACGTATTCACGGACAAAGTGTTGACTCTGGCGACAGCCTACAGAGTATACGTAAGCCGGAGTTCGTTTACTGAGCAAGCTGATTCCGAATCAAACGGCCTTTTCAGAGTTGCCTAGCATGCTGACCACCGTCATCTCATGGTATGCAAGTGCAGATTGCACTGAATGAGCGAGACTGAGCAGATGAACGGGAGTAATCCCATGCGCAGGAGATGTAGGATTGATCTTAAGTTTCAGCAGACACCTAAGCTTGGTCAATGGGGTGAGATTTCTTCCAAATTAGAGGTTGATCTGTGAGATATCTTGCGCAAGCTTGGGTAGCCAAGCTTGACAGACCTACGGATAGGAATAGATGGATAGGCTTGGGACCGGGTGCCTGAATGGAGGTAGGAAATGCCTTAGGCAAGGAACTCAAGGCATCCAAA of Colletotrichum lupini chromosome 8, complete sequence contains these proteins:
- a CDS encoding MCM2/3/5 family protein encodes the protein MDSFMLQDAAALDRVRAAQEFLDPQNDSQGRSYRSAIILMLQKQQRRLVVNLDQLRAHNAELASGILQDPFDYSLAFNHALKQIVKTLPQSGDAEKLNEISYYCAWAGSFGMNACNPRTLSSQHLNSMVSLEGIVTRCSLIRPKVVKSVHYNENKDVFHFREYQDQTMTNGVTTSSAYPQEDDEGNPLTTEYGFSTYRDHQTVSIQEMPERAPAGQLPRGVDVILDDDLVDKVKPGDRVQLVGIYRTLGNRNTNHNSALFKTVIIANHILLLSSKSGGGVATATITDTDIRNINKVAKKKNLLDLLSQSLAPSIYGHAYIKKAILLMLLGGMEKNLENGTHLRGDINILMVGDPSTAKSQLLRFVLNTAPLAIATTGRGSSGVGLTAAVTSDKETGERRLEAGAMVMADRGVVCIDEFDKMSDIDRVAIHEVMEQQTVTIAKAGIHTSLNARCSVVAAANPIFGQYDTHKDPHKNIALPDSLLSRFDLLFVVTDDIEDTRDRQVSEHVLRMHRYRQPGTEEGAPVRENAGQALGVAINNQADTQRPTDVYEKFDAMLHAGVTLTTGRGANKKPEVLSIPFMKKYIQYAKTRIRPVLTQAASDRISDIYVGLRNDEMEGNQRRTSPLTVRTLETLIRLATAHAKSRLSNRVDERDALAAEAILRFALFKEVVEDESRKKRRKTQTTEFASSSEESSSDDDGDDGNFKKTTTRTPVPRSSRSTRGVARPRRAAAGASSANEDAPESDADTPAEPDVVEDAGEDIYEATPRRSRRRGDGTAPSSAAPQTQTSFASSMPASQLPSQSQDTGEDDDELASGAAGLAIVDEPISPQRLTVFRSALGQLLNSALFDDDSANVNAVLEAVNTKLQSRSGSAFSKEEAVKALKKMDEANQIMYTDGELVYKI